A region of the Ctenopharyngodon idella isolate HZGC_01 chromosome 2, HZGC01, whole genome shotgun sequence genome:
CTAACCTTGTCATAAAAAGGTCACAGTGATAATTTAAAAGACTTTACAGTCAAgtagattttttctttttcaaatattaataagcaattttgtTAGAATACTATTTCTGTTactaagaaataaaaaagagaatGCTTAATTGACTTtgacattaaataatcaaaatgaATGTTAGtccaaaaatttaaaacatggtCATAATGCTCAAATTGTGATTTTTGTTGAGACCTGTTTCTTGCCTGACCGAAACACTATAGCAACAAAACACCCCAAAACACCCTATAGCTTTGTGGCAGCAAGTTTCTTCCTAAAAGTTTAGATAAAACGTACATTGTTGAAGAGTTTGATTACGCCCAGTTTAAGGTGTCATACCTTGGTCATGAACACAGTCACGCTTTAATCACACTCCACTGATCTGACAAACACCGGAGGTGTAATTTAAACGTTTTTCCTTGAATGATGTCATTGCACCGCTGGAACAGATCTTATCACGTCGAGAGGTATGAGATGAACATCTTAACTCTGGGGTTACTCTGGTCAATAACCCCCTGAGATATAAAAGTCACTAGTGCTGGATTTCCTGAAGGAGGGCCACAGAATGACTGCCATGACTTTGTTTCATGGGCCAACGTCTCATTTGCTTTGATTATTTGGCTTCCCTTTGAGCTTCGGCCAAATGGACCAGTTACACAGAATTCAGGCCACATTTCTGTAGAAGGCAGTTTTGACCCGGGGTTTCGTCGTtcaaattttgtacatttatacTGTTAGGAAGCAGACTGTGTGTCTGATGGAAGGGTTTGAAGGCGTCTAGGATACACGACCATTCGCCCCCCAAGTGTTAGTGTTTTCTCCACTGAGACCGTTCAAAAATCCCCCAAAAGTCTCTGATTCTCTTTGATCCTTGGGAAAATCATGACTTACTCAACCTTTGTGGAGCACATAAGAGAGCATCAGTGTTCACTGATATCAtcagttaaatatttttataatatagcctacaatatataaaatttacactaccattcaaagtttggggtccgTACAAAATTTTTTGTGAgagaaattaacttttattcagcaaggatgcattaaattaatcaaaagtgagagacatttattatgttacaaaaacttATTTGCAAAAAGTTGTAAATTAAAGAGTATTACGTTTTTACAAGAAAgaagtctttctacttcaaaatttcacggTTAATTGTGTTACTTgcctttttatttgtaattatttgtgaatttttagagtgaaaatggtttcaaagtaaatcctacagcAAATTTGATTCAATCTAATTCAAGTAGATGCTTTTCTTTTGGACTTTTTtaattatcaaagaatcctgaaaaaaatgtatcatggtttccacaaaaatatattaagctGCATAACtgtttaaacattgataataagaagaaatgtttattgaacagcaaatcagcatattagaatgatttctgaaggatcatgtgacactgaagactggaataatgatgctgaaaattcagctttgccatcataggtaaataacactttaaaatatgttaaaacatttattttaaattgtaataatatttcacaatttttgctgtatttttaatgaaataaatgcagctttggtgagcataagagacttcttactgaccccaaacttttgaacggcagaGTCTGAGCTCCTTTCCATTATATGAAACTCTCATATAGTGACCTAAAAAGTATTTGGGCGCATAAGTTACACCTAATGTATGGgtttcattgcattatatacaaaatattaagtgTCATGTTCACAGAAATAACACTTTCTGAGCCATTTTTAGTGGATGTAAAGTCATGTATAAAGTTCACATTTGCCCTTGAAAAATGTGCTCTTTCTTTGTGTGAACTAAGTGACCAGATACATTTAATcaattatgtataattacataatttttccTAATTTCCTGTTGATTCTTAGTCATATGATGAATGAAGAGGATACATAGACaggtatatgtgtgtatactcATGTGTAACCATTTGCAAATTAATTGCCCTTCTACACGATATAACACAGTAAGGGATACAGATGCATGAGAATGAGGCGGACTGATATGTTACTTTCTAAAGCCATCACATTAGCTTCTCCTCAGGTATCAAATCCTCGGGTCTGTGCCAAGTGTATGTCACCTGCCCATGCTGCAGAAAACACTCTCATTGGCTGGGCTAAGGGGGGACGGGGAGGCACAGGTTGTTAAAAGGTAGTGAACTGGATGCTGATTTCTCTTAGAGAAGGGAACGGAGAGGTGGCACTGAAGTTAGATGACTAGGTAAGTAACTGTATGTTTTTCTTCATGAAATGTAAAGATCTATTTTATCAACATCCGTTTAGTGTCCACTTCTGTCTTCAGCGCGTTTGGCTGCTGTTTGTGTGCAGCTATTGGGACAATGCCCAATATTCTCCACCCAGTCATCCTGCTGATGGCCTTGCTGGAGGTAACAACAAGGACTCAAGCATCACTACCCAAGACCACACAGTGGCCACGACTGAAACCCACAAAGAAGCCTCCGCCTCGAGATGAAGGGGGTCCTCCACAGCTGCCAGCCCGCTTGGGGTCCCATTCGATCACTACCACTGTGAGCCCCACCGCCATTGGCATCACAGAGGAAGTCACAGACTCCATGATGGATGCGTACTCTATTTCCCCCACCGACAGCACCACTTACTCCAGTGATGCTTATTCTGCTGACTACCACACGGAGGCCATGGTTCCTCCTGGGGTGGGCCCTGGGAACTACACGTTGGACTACAACGAGTGCTTTTTCAACTTCTGTGAGTGTTGTCCACCAGAGAGAGGTCCTCCAGGACCGGTAGGAGAAAAGGGATTGCCGGGTAAGAAGTTGAGTGGTAATTGCCTAGCTGATATCCTGTACCAAATGCTAAATTAAACTTCACACTTTATTTGTAATCTTGCAAGGTATTCCAGGAGAAAAGGGGGAGATGGGACCTCCTGGACTTCCAGGTCAAGATGGACTCACTGGCACTCCAGGGCCACATGGAGAAAAAGGTCTGTATGGTAATGTCATGTGCTTGTGTTCAACTTAAGTAGCAAAAGATGATCAAAAGAGTTCAGTAAACAAGACGTAAATGTTGagtaatttacattttagacacaatattagACACAGTtacttgtctgtttttgctccgGCGAAGAAAATCGTTCCATAGCAAAGCCAAAGCAGGATTAACTGTTACGTCTCCGAGCAATGAACAGTAGTTTCTTAATAAACCACTGAGCTTGAACGAAATTGGTTGAGTAAACCATTCAATAACTGTTTCCATTCACCTATTTTTaggtgcattttgggatatcgcataaaaaaaaaaaatcgctggATGGAAAGGCCACGATGcgtataaattctaaaaatgcacataaaaaactTATGAGCTCAAATGAGTGGAATATatttttatccgataagaaaaCTTGTGCATAAACttcgatggaaacacatttactgattAAATTCTTCGATGATCATAAAGACGTGACTTTGCGATGGGACGGCATAACTTGTCTGAtctcattgcacagcatctgaaaattttggtcattctgaaatgcttgagcaaagtctgtcatcaaagtGGTTTGGTATAATTACCTCCCAGAACAGTCTTGCACAACGTCTGCATTCCCATACAGCAGGAACCTGCCTCCAAAAGCGCTCTAAGGCGCAAGTAATTAACTATAtaagaaaattattatatacagtggcttctccTACTGCAGAAACttccattttttcttagtgatatttagcgaCAGTTTAtcgactcactggatggaaacggtgctttattcacaaatatttaatgcaatattccaatttggCGCACAAGTTAAATTTGAAACTTTGGATGGAAGCAGCTAACGATTCACTCataatacatttgattatttcTGAATAAATTAGTGACTGCGTCTGAAATCGCAAACAATCGCATACATTTAACAAGGAATGAACATTGGGAccattaaaaatgtactttgaATATAATATGAACGAAATCCGCACACCTAAGGCATCAGTtttcgcttcactgccattcacaactccactcctgtggcctcatgggattaGGTGTCAAACAAGAAAAGTAATACAAAGAGTGAAATTTCAGCACTTTTCGAACGTTGCTTGACCAGTCAAATAGGACTGGaaataactgttgtataaaagatATTAGATGTTATAATCGTAAGTTTTACATTTAAGATTTAATATAAAGGAGTCAAAAGGAATTTAGGCAAATACTGTTTACacaatgacctttttttttttatatatagaagTTAGTCTATCCAAGGTTATAAACAAAGGATTATGGACATCATCTGTTGACTGTGTATACACATATCATTGTTTCGCAAGGAGGACAAACATTTGAGAAAACCTGGACCTTAGCTAAGGAGAATTTCATGGAGTTTGTGTATTTTCAAGGCTTCTCCCATGTCCATATTAGAACGAACAATTGCCACGCCTAGATCAAACAGACTGAACTTTTCCCTTTCCTGTAGTACTGCATGCTCTCACAAGTTGGCAAAACCTACAATTTGTCTCGAAACTGGTAATGCTAGTTCCCTGAGATTGCACAAAAGGTTGTCTGccaaattgtgaaaaaaagtgtGAGTAGAGCTCTCTATCTCTGATTCTTGTCTCTTTCTATCCTGAGCAAGCAGGAGTAACCActgaagtaaataaatacacCAGTGTTCAGGGCTTTTGTTCTCTTGTGAACCTTTGTGTATTCTTAAGGATTGAGATCTATTCTGATTAACTGTGTCAGCAAAGAGTAGACGTGCAAATCATTTGTAGACAGATGTCCTTTCCTCCTTCAGGAGAGAAAGGTGATCCTGGAGTGAGTGGGCTACCTGGGATTCCCGGTGTTACTGGGAAACAAGGAGAGAAAGGTACATTCATTTGTGACAAAAGCTCTAACCCAGTCTTTGATGCACTTTATGTTATGCTTGCTATGCTGATTTATGGACTGTTCTCAGGAAACGGTGCCATTATTTACTACTGCTACTGctaggaaaaaacaaaaaacaagaaaaaatctGTTTAGTATGTAGGAATTTTAAGagcattaatttatattttaaataaaacccaGTCTGCCCCCAGAGAAAATCCAAGAATTTGTTTTTGTCCCACACATTGTTCAACCCTGTTATGCTTCCaccctttaaaaataatagcTTGATAAATATCTATTAGTATTTTGAAGGCTGTAACTATATTTAGGATTAGTTCAACTGGTTATATGTTATAGAATGAATAcatgtagattttttttctaaaatgctttatgcatttatttttttatctacaATTTGTCTATGTTCCTCACTTTCTGTTCCACCCTGTTGCAATGTGATATTTCCCCCTTTTCAAAATAATGCTTTGATCTTTTTAACATATTCAAATGAGTGACATCATTGAAGACCTTTTGACCACATGATTTTAACAGATATATGTTTCTTTTACAGTCTTTAAAAGTATTCAATTACGTTTACATTGACCGCATCAAGTTCAATATTTCAACTCTGTTATGGTGAAGCCCCACTATGGGTTATGATGATCTTTTTTAATTAGAATGTTTAATTTCTTACAAGGCACACTGAAACTGAGCAGTACTATCAGAATTTACTCAGTTATCCAAGTATAAGAATTGCAAATGAAATGTGACAGGGTTGAAATAATATAGAACTTTAGGGTTAGAAGTAATATCTAACTACTGGTATTTATTATATCATATTCTTCATATTCAAAGGCATCAGAGTCGTTTTGACCACACCTTTCTAAGTGATATAGGTTTGTTTTAGTCTTTATAAGcatttcattacatttacattgacCTTATCAAGCTTGATACTTCAACTCTGTTATGGTGAAGCTCTAATAAGGGTGATGATCGTCTTTTTAATTACAGTGTATAATTTCTTACAAGGCACACCAGAACTGAGCAATACTACattatctaaatatatttagaGCTGGGAAAATTTAAATGTTCACCAGTAGTCTTTTCAAGCAGTTAATCAGCAACCTGAGAATTTCCTGAGAATTGGCCTTAAATTTCGAATTGTAGTTGATGTTAATGTGTGCAGGTGAAATGGGCCTCAAAGGAGACAAAGGAGATACCGGTTTACCCGGGCTGAAAGGAGACCCAGGGGACAGGGGAGAGCCCGGCTGGAATGGAACAAAGGGAGAAGCGGGTGAGCCTGGCATACAAGGACTGGCTGGCCCCCCCGGACCAGATGGCATCAAAGGGGAGAAAGGTGACAAAGGAGACTGTCCATTTGGAGAGAAAGGGCAGAAAGGCAGTATGGGGGAGCCAGGGCCTCAAGGGCCAAAAGGAGACATGGGCGTGCCAGGTCTGAATGGCACAGATGGGCTTCCTGGGGCTAAGGGGCTGAAGGGAGACCCAGGACCCCCAGGTAAGCAGGGAGAGCCTGGTCCTCCAGGACCCCATGGACCACCAGGGCAGAGGGGGATGCCAGGGATGAAAGGCACACGAGGCCTAAAGGGAGCACGAGGTGTCAGGGGATTCAAGGGCCTTAAAGGTGAACCTGCCGTTCAGAAGCGTTCAGCATTTAGTGTCGGTCTTTTTCCTAGCCGATCGTTCCCGCCACCTGGCCTGCCTATCAAGTTTGACAAAGTCATTTACAACGAGGAGGGCCACTGGGACCCCCATGCCAGTAAGTTCAATTGCACTCATGGAGGAGTTTACGTCTTTTCCTACTACATAACTGTGCGCAATCGCCCCCTGCGTGCAGCCCTGGTAGGTGAATGGCATTCGGAAACTGCGAACTCGTGACTCCCTTTATGGCCAGGACATTGACCAGGCCTCCAACATGGCAGTGCTTCGTTTATCATCTGGAGACCAGGTATGGCTGGAGACTTTGCGGGACTGGAACGGTGTTTATTCCAGCAGCGAGGACGACAGCACATTCTCTGGATTCCTGCTCTATGCCGATGCAACCAAGGACTGATGGCCAGGAATCGCATTGACCTCTGGATGAACCATTTTAGACCTATACTTTGTTTTGTAGGGGTGAACTGGAAGCCACATATATTACCTAAAGTACTTGAGCCCTGAATTTAGATTTGTCTACTAACACTAAATTATACAGCCACTAATTATTATGCTACCTGTTTTATTGCCAGAATAATCGTTGCttgattgcatttattttttaataagctGATGATTTGTGGCAGCTATAGCTCTTAACATATTTATACAACTAAACTGGCAACTTatgcaataaaattaataatgctttattttgGTCTTGCTTTCTTACCTAAAGATCACACTATGCTgtgatttttaaacatttttttgtaatgttaatttctttttaataaatgcaagtGTTAGTTCTGTTAATTATAAGTGATAATTTATATTatcacatatattatatattatatttataaaaattctgttaatttttTCGTTCACGTAACCACTGGAATAATTTTTTCCAaggaatttttttgtaattgcattaaaacaCATCTATTTATatcctttaattaaaatactaatgCATTATGGcctaaaattaaatgaaacacacactcacacacacaaccggtcaaaagtttggagttggacatattactatttaaaaaaacagtaatattgtgaaatattattacaattttaaatgatggttttctattttaatatactttaaaatataatttatttctgtgatacaaagttaaattttcagcatcattactccagtcttcagtgtcacatgatccttcagaaatcattctaatatgctgatttgatactcagttattatcaatgttggaaacagttgtgctgcttataaatattttttggaacctgtgatatttttttcaggatccactgacaaataaaaaataaaaaagaacagcatttattcaaaatagaaatcttttcaaACAAtatatgtttattcatttaacacatcattgctgaataaaagtattaatttctatcaaaaaaagaaagaaaaaatttactgacccccaaacttttgaacggtagtgtatattgttacaaaatatttctactttaaatacatttttttttttttttactttttattcatcaaagaatattaagcagcacaactgtttccaacattgataataaatcagcatattagaatgatttctgaaggagcatgtgacactgaattTGATAGAATGATaacatgtatctgaacaagatgtccaggacctccggcagaaaaataggcccacaacattaaagatccagcagtatatttaaccgtgggcatggggtactttttatctgtgtgcaccaaacccatctggtgggtttgctgccaaaaagctcttttttagtttcatctcaccatagaagccggtcctgtttgaagttccagtcttgtctgacaactgaatatgctggagattgtttctggatgacagcagaggatttttcttgaaaacctcccgaacaacttgtggggatgtaggtgctgtttgatctttttttttaggctttctgacccAGAGACTCAACTAttttctgcaattctccagctgtgatccttggagagtctttggccacttaaactctcctcctcaccgtgCATTAGGACGATAGAAACACACGttctcttccaggcagatttatAAAATTTCCTGTTGATTGgaaatttttaattattgccctgatggtggaaatggtctttttcaatgctttagctattttcttacagccactttctattttgcgAAGCtgaacaatcttttgctgcacatcagaactatattctttggtttttctcattgtgatgaaagattacgggaatttggcctttgtgtttcctcatgtttatactcctgtggaacaggaagtcatggctggacaatttcatgttcatgatcaccctggtgtgctaaaaaaaaaatgtaaatatgaatgggaatatacttcagagatattttactcataagaatttctaggagTGCCAATAAGTGTGGCTAGCATacattggagaaaaacatttgttttctcATAATGTTAGTTACCCTccactttcaattattttactttaatgaaagtttaggattttgtgaattttttaagtgaaagatcaaaagaataaacaatgcacatttattttcacagccataTTTGCTCCTATTtgccaagggtgccaataattctggaGTTGATTGTATAACAAATGCTCTGCTAAATGACAAATGCAGTCACTTaagaactgtttttgtccagtgTATTATTGAAACAGGATGTTTGAACCGGACATATCAAGACATTAAAGAATTAATTCAATCAATATAAAATAGGCTTTACATCTCAGCCATGAATTATGATTTAATACTTGTTTGTTGGAGGGAAATTCTCATTATAGGAATGATTTGATTGCATAATCTCTGTAGTGATTGATGAGTCATTATTTTTGGTCTATTTTTCCAGAGAAGAAATACtataaaatttaaatgcatgtttctgCTAAAGATGGCTTTGGAACCTATAACGATATCtaatatatgatattatatataagTGAACTAATTTTGATTTCAATATCCTTTAAATAATTGTTCGGTTAACATATCTGAATATACTTAATAGGGAACAGTGAACAATGACTGAGCGATGAAAAGGcaacaaaaaatgcaaaatgttcaGGTGCCAGTTGGCACACCATCAATCACAAAAACCACAGATGTATTTATCAAGGGGAACCgccacaaaaaaagaaaggatATAACCAGCCACGACAAGCTGATTCAAAGAGGAACTGCGATCAGTGAGTCAAGTAAGAGACTCACTGACAAAGATAGATGGACACCACAGTTGCTTATTGCAACTGAAGTACAGGCTCAGAGATTACCACAGAACTGAATCATTGCCATTGTGACTGCATGTCATAAACTGCACTGGAAAACCAcaatttacagcattatttcCATTCTGCCCATTCAGAAGTCAAATTTGTTCAAGGTCAATGCTTAAAGACATAATTTACTGTAAACTCAAAAACAGGACCAACAGACATTTGAAAACAAGTAACATGGTTGGCTTAATCTCTCATGTGATTTCTTTCAACAGAATTAGACCCTACATTATTCCGTACAGTTAGGTGTTTTTGTTACACCAGTGGACTGTTACACAAAGCTAGTTGAAGAAACCTTGAGTTTAGTTTGCTCCAACTAAACTCAATCGTACATGGGGTAACCATGAAAtagttaactctttccccgccagcgttttttaaaattttttcacaaaaattttcATGGCTGCCAGAATATTTTATTGTcaaaagaacagagcctctgctttttaatgtaaaaatcacgcatttttttttaaaattaactcTTGAATAAGgataagtttcattaaaaaaaggcaacattttgaacaaaaagttgcatttttgtcaaaactgGATCAGAGTCAGAACGATAGACTGAACATAGACTGAGTAGATAATTTCCCTCAACAACACCCCAAAGCTTGCAGTCCTACACCTTGTCCTTGGTCAACATttcagtaacgttaggcagttttgacttatatgctgtttaatgtttgatgatcatgttattttacatgtgcataagcaatgcttatatcgcttgtttctgctgcttcttcgcctgtgttttgattcTGAGAGATTCTGCATTCTTTCAGAAAATGCATAATAGGCCCCCCTACCataaaacagtgaaaacatggactGCCGGAAAATCccgtcaatggcagggaaagagttaaaggattagctcactttaaaatgaaaattacccaaagCATTACTtaccctaggtgtatatgactttcatctttctgatgaacacaatctgagtaatattaaaaaatatcctgatgcatccaagctttataatggcagtgaacaggaccaagaaagtgcatccattcattataaacgtactccacacggctcggGGGTTTAATAAAAGCTTCCtcatctagcttccgccagaccgccttctgtattcaacttacaaagaaagtgtaaaactcttgcagttcaaaacgctgatGCCATGTCCtgcgccttccgtattcaaattacaaaaaaaaaagcataatacggaaggcggtctggcggaagctagatatcttactttataacttaagtatagatatttttcttacacagcCACATGGTTTTACtccaaaaggcctttattaacccccccagagccatgtggagtacgtttataatggatggatgcactttcttcagcttcatactctgttctgttcactgccattataaagctcggatgcgtcaggatatttattaatataactcagattgtgttcatcagaaagaagtcagtcatataaacctaggatggcttgagggtgagtaaagcttttggtaattttcattttaaagtgaactaatcctttaaggtagTTTCATGAAATAGGCCACAGCAGTACAACACCACATGACTTTGGTGAATGGATGCACAAAATAAAGTGACAGATggcttttcttttgttgaactaggaaacattttaatttctttttttaagtcaacaataaaaataaaacaatggaagactgaaaaaatgaaataaaaattactttcaaaaggtttATTGAACCGAGTTTCAATGCAAATAACATTGTAATCACGTTCGTattataaaacttaaaaactatttttttttagaaaaatttaAAGTGCAGAACAAAACGAGACCTGCAAATTTTGGtattaaataactacattcgtttataaatgtacatacttttaaatgacatctttggaaaaaaataaaaaatgtaaacatttatagAGAACTATAAAGTAAAGATAGAGAActataaagtgcagaggtgtaaACCACAGTTCAGAGGACAGCAGCATTATTCTGGGTCCCTTTGACCGAAAGAAAGAGTTGACTGGCTACGGTCAGGGTCGTTGAGACGTAGGATACGAATCATGTTGTTTATCGGAAGAGAACTGGAAAAAAGGAAAGAAGAACAGTACATTATTATTAGTAAGAATAAAGCAATAACACAATCAGATCTTTTAATCTAACTACAGTTTTACATTAACAGCAGAGAAGCTCTTTACCTCATGCTCTGTGGTGTGAGGAAAATAAATTGTCTGTAGCGCTGGCTTGCAGCGATCTTCAACATCATGTCCATCGAAATTCTCCTGTTCACCATGTCCTgagagagcacacacacacaatagagTGACTGCACACTCTTCTTCATGACTCCCTCACCTGATTCTCATCAGTAGCCATGACAAATGTCTTTTTGTATTCACACAATGCTCTTTAGACttatttcaaattcattttgatttaaatgtaatatctttTTAAGCATGACATTAATTTAACACGTTACTTGACATATCAAGCAGTGACAGCAGTGTCCTTCAGTGTGACATACtatttttaaagtgccccttttatgcttttttgaatattcCCTTTCACGCAGTGTGTAATTTAGCTGTTTGTgagtgtaaaaggtctgcaaagatgaaagtgcatgacaaataaagttattgtcacctaaaagaaacagagaatcgattctgaactgcaattcagcaattccagtctcacttcctgttataaccaatggtcttcattggctgtctACGAACATCTACTTTGATCTGCCCTCAAAAACTGTAGTTGTTGATGAGACCTGAAAgatttggtttgtgttgttcatggtgagaagacgctgttttcagcACTGTGAAAGCAAATCCAGTTTGtatgcacttcaaaaggatgaggactcgcaTTGAAATTTATACGGAAAAACcaacgccatcgttactgttcgtatcactgtgtgtacaagtgctgaggaagagtTGAAGGTAATAGGCATTTCATttctgacatgcactgtaaaTGGTCAACccatcacaacagactggatcGTCTGACCAATCAAAGCAGAGAAAGCTCTcggaaaggcggggtttagagagactgaatcttcgaattaactgttttcagactctgagaaatgaggtgatgctgcaatgtatattatgagaaaattatttagttttttgacCTTGAATGCACGTAAACGACGCaatgtaggagacctccaaaaaaAATAACAGGGGAACATTCATCTAAATacaactataaacttttatttctacttgtataattaatatgtatacATACTTTATAGCCACCTATTAAACtacatcacatttttttttttactttttaacattGTAGAAGCTTTTAAATGAACTAAAAAAAGCTAAAAGGTGAAAAAATAGTAACCAGTTAAAGAAACTATACATTTAcacagaacttttttttatttttttatttaattggtaAATATTACCTAAATTCCTGAGAATGTGGTTATTTGTAGGTGTTATTTTCAAAATACTTGTTTCTGTAGTGAAAACGGGACTGTAGAAATGCCAAAATGTATtgaaactaccattcaaaaatttgggttTGGTAAGATTTCTCTTATGTTTACTAaggatacatttatttgatcaaaaacacagtaaaaacaatagtAATG
Encoded here:
- the otol1a gene encoding LOW QUALITY PROTEIN: otolin-1-A (The sequence of the model RefSeq protein was modified relative to this genomic sequence to represent the inferred CDS: deleted 1 base in 1 codon) — protein: MTSAFGCCLCAAIGTMPNILHPVILLMALLEVTTRTQASLPKTTQWPRLKPTKKPPPRDEGGPPQLPARLGSHSITTTVSPTAIGITEEVTDSMMDAYSISPTDSTTYSSDAYSADYHTEAMVPPGVGPGNYTLDYNECFFNFCECCPPERGPPGPVGEKGLPGIPGEKGEMGPPGLPGQDGLTGTPGPHGEKGEKGDPGVSGLPGIPGVTGKQGEKGEMGLKGDKGDTGLPGLKGDPGDRGEPGWNGTKGEAGEPGIQGLAGPPGPDGIKGEKGDKGDCPFGEKGQKGSMGEPGPQGPKGDMGVPGLNGTDGLPGAKGLKGDPGPPGKQGEPGPPGPHGPPGQRGMPGMKGTRGLKGARGVRGFKGLKGEPAVQKRSAFSVGLFPSRSFPPPGLPIKFDKVIYNEEGHWDPHASKFNCTHGGVYVFSYYITVRNRPLRAALVVNGIRKLRTRDSLYGQDIDQASNMAVLRLSSGDQVWLETLRDWNGVYSSSEDDSTFSGFLLYADATKD